A portion of the Polyangia bacterium genome contains these proteins:
- a CDS encoding serine/threonine-protein kinase: MQPGQRIGKYVLGERIAIGGMAEVWAARVEGPRGFVKSLALKFMLESFAGDPELERLFVNEARVAAQLQHANIVSIFDFDKVGPEHGGGLQGRYYIVMERVEGRDLRQLALGTLGAGQAFPRPLALHVAGEVLKGLRYVHERREGRRPLGLIHRDVSPHNVLVSYTGEVKLSDFGIAKARAHSTSGARTGNVRGKLAYASPEQLDDRPLDHRTDQFALGVTLWELLAGRRLFEGTDELDVMTKVSRCQIPPFSSLPATRDLAPAVESVVRRMLQRQMEDRFETTTDALSAVLALPGYSGDGVPLGNLVKRLFLTQTDFPATGPLVTPSNLRAPIPDALPDTQTMLPPRKTPARDSGTRSVRPGVAIGREAPDRSSVRTSTQPTRRASPARASGGRPVTRASAAAWWRVALVAVVAALAAAGVGLWLARARQPDEQQEAPSGVPSASDPSTTTRVPPRPTLPPAPSINSAGPDPAALSPKGRIFPPPAFNVAPPAVGDPGKLVPPPVPPPVEQTAVPGARSDAGPRNTPNAAPIVE, translated from the coding sequence GTGCAGCCGGGACAGCGCATCGGCAAATACGTCCTGGGCGAGCGAATCGCGATTGGCGGAATGGCCGAGGTATGGGCGGCGCGGGTGGAAGGTCCCCGTGGCTTCGTCAAGTCGCTGGCGCTGAAGTTCATGCTGGAATCCTTTGCCGGCGATCCCGAACTGGAACGTTTGTTCGTCAACGAAGCCCGGGTGGCCGCACAGCTCCAGCACGCCAACATCGTCTCGATCTTCGACTTTGACAAGGTCGGCCCCGAGCATGGCGGCGGGCTGCAAGGCCGTTACTACATCGTCATGGAACGCGTCGAGGGCCGCGACTTGCGGCAGCTGGCGCTGGGCACGCTGGGCGCCGGCCAGGCATTTCCCCGGCCGCTGGCCCTGCACGTGGCCGGCGAGGTCTTGAAGGGTCTGCGCTATGTCCACGAACGGCGCGAAGGGCGGCGGCCGCTGGGGCTCATCCACCGCGACGTTTCGCCGCACAACGTGCTGGTCAGTTACACCGGCGAAGTGAAGCTGTCCGACTTCGGCATCGCCAAGGCGCGCGCGCACAGCACGTCGGGCGCGCGCACCGGCAACGTCCGCGGCAAGCTGGCCTATGCCTCGCCCGAGCAGCTAGACGATCGTCCGCTCGACCATCGCACCGATCAGTTCGCCTTGGGCGTGACGCTGTGGGAGCTCCTGGCCGGGCGCCGCCTGTTCGAAGGCACCGACGAGCTGGACGTGATGACCAAGGTCAGCCGCTGCCAGATTCCGCCGTTCTCGTCGCTGCCCGCCACCCGCGACCTCGCGCCGGCGGTTGAATCGGTGGTGCGGCGGATGCTGCAACGGCAGATGGAAGATCGCTTCGAGACCACGACAGACGCTCTGTCAGCCGTGCTGGCCTTGCCCGGATACAGCGGCGATGGCGTGCCGCTGGGCAATCTGGTCAAACGGTTGTTCCTCACGCAGACAGATTTTCCCGCCACCGGGCCGCTGGTGACGCCCTCCAATTTGCGCGCGCCGATTCCCGACGCTCTGCCCGACACCCAAACCATGCTGCCCCCGCGGAAAACGCCGGCGCGTGATTCGGGCACGCGCTCGGTGCGGCCGGGCGTGGCCATCGGCCGCGAGGCGCCCGATCGGTCGTCGGTGCGGACGTCCACCCAGCCGACGCGGCGGGCGTCGCCAGCGCGGGCATCGGGTGGTCGGCCGGTGACGCGCGCGTCGGCGGCGGCGTGGTGGCGAGTGGCGCTGGTCGCGGTGGTCGCGGCCCTGGCGGCGGCCGGCGTGGGCCTGTGGTTGGCGCGCGCGCGTCAGCCAGACGAACAACAGGAGGCGCCGTCGGGCGTCCCGTCGGCGAGCGACCCATCAACGACGACGCGCGTTCCTCCGCGGCCGACCCTGCCGCCCGCGCCGTCGATCAACAGCGCGGGTCCCGATCCCGCCGCGCTGTCGCCGAAGGGGCGCATCTTTCCGCCGCCCGCCTTCAATGTCGCCCCGCCGGCTGTCGGCGACCCAGGAAAGCTCGTTCCGCCGCCAGTTCCGCCGCCTGTCGAGCAAACGGCGGTGCCGGGCGCGCGGTCGGATGCGGGCCCGCGAAATACTCCGAACGCCGCGCCCATCGTTGAATAG
- a CDS encoding PEGA domain-containing protein — protein sequence MLAITALVLPASARADQADDLIRKGIELRREGRDLDALESFQKAHALAPTPRVLAQMGFAEQALGRWTDAYEHVDAALQVPADAWIAKNRSVLESSLTTIRKHVGELEILGEPAGAEIRVDGRPQGKLPLTRRIHATAGTASVEVRAAGFLTITRTVLITPNELTRETIVLQPVAPLVASPAEATRTPEVLSGGGDSGQAPEASSASLTNRRRLAWVGVAGAGLFVAGGVAALLVRESKAEWFVDASHGCDENAINRGGAGCNDAYQSGQTAIKLAVGTFVGAGLLAAGATILFLTSPPAGNGAPSSTVGLACAPTAGGHGVACVAQF from the coding sequence GTGCTCGCCATCACAGCCCTGGTGTTGCCGGCGTCCGCCCGGGCGGACCAAGCCGATGACCTGATTCGCAAGGGCATCGAGCTTCGCCGGGAAGGCCGCGACCTGGACGCGCTGGAGTCGTTTCAAAAGGCGCACGCGCTGGCGCCGACGCCACGCGTGCTGGCGCAGATGGGTTTCGCCGAGCAGGCGCTGGGGCGATGGACCGACGCCTACGAGCACGTCGATGCGGCGCTGCAGGTACCGGCGGACGCTTGGATTGCGAAGAACCGCTCGGTGCTGGAATCGTCGCTGACCACCATCCGCAAGCACGTCGGCGAGCTGGAGATCTTGGGCGAGCCGGCGGGCGCCGAGATCCGCGTCGACGGACGGCCGCAAGGGAAGCTGCCGCTGACCCGGCGAATCCACGCCACCGCGGGAACGGCATCGGTCGAGGTGCGCGCCGCTGGTTTTCTCACCATCACCCGGACGGTGCTGATTACGCCCAACGAGTTAACGCGCGAGACGATCGTGTTGCAGCCGGTGGCGCCTCTCGTGGCGTCCCCAGCGGAAGCGACTCGCACGCCGGAGGTACTGTCTGGCGGCGGCGACAGCGGCCAGGCACCCGAGGCCTCATCGGCCAGCCTGACAAATCGCCGCCGCCTGGCCTGGGTAGGCGTGGCCGGCGCAGGTTTGTTCGTCGCCGGTGGAGTCGCCGCGTTGCTGGTGCGCGAATCAAAGGCCGAGTGGTTCGTGGATGCCTCCCACGGCTGCGACGAAAACGCGATCAACCGAGGAGGCGCTGGCTGCAATGACGCCTATCAAAGCGGGCAGACGGCCATCAAGCTGGCGGTCGGGACCTTCGTCGGCGCCGGCCTATTGGCGGCGGGCGCCACCATTTTGTTTCTGACCTCGCCACCGGCAGGCAATGGCGCACCAAGCTCGACGGTGGGCCTGGCGTGCGCGCCGACCGCCGGTGGCCATGGCGTCGCCTGCGTGGCGCAGTTTTGA